A DNA window from Pogona vitticeps strain Pit_001003342236 chromosome 2, PviZW2.1, whole genome shotgun sequence contains the following coding sequences:
- the LOC110070100 gene encoding uncharacterized protein LOC110070100, producing MYFSREEQAATDQGQRVLEKDTKLENCGTIASVDVNGQDTKEKCGNPAPQESDAGNLLALQENHKEKGRKKCPICGKMFRYNSDLNRHSRVHTREKNRRGKSFAVESNCDSQESTRTGEKPYECQECGKRFSVNTYLARHERIHTGEKPYKCKVCGKSFSRSSTCAKHQRAHTGEKPFRCTECGKSFSESSNLIIHKLTHTEEKPYNCMQCGKSFNRSSTLSIHQRTHTGEKPYKCTVCGKSFSDSGTRSKHQRIHTGEKPYKCLQCGKSFSQRSNLSVHERTHTGEKPYKCLECGKSFRQREILYSHQRTHTGEKPYKCMECGKSFSESGNLIIHKRTHTEEKPYKCMECGKSFSRSSTLSVHQRTHTGEKPYKCMECGKSFLQRGNLLAHQRTHTGEKPYTCMDCGKTFTSSSHLTSHERTHTGERPYECMECGKSFSTSRSLILHNRTHTGEKPYECLECGKSFSDSSTCAKHQRAHGGETI from the exons ATGTATTTCTCCAGGGAAGAGCAGGCTGCCACAGACCAAGGCCAGAGGGTGCTGGAGAAAGACACCAAGCTTGAGAATTGTGGAACTATAGCCTCCGTGG ATGTGAATGGGCAGGACACCAAAGAGAAATGTGGAAATCCTGCTCCTCAGGAATCTGATGCTGGTAATCTCCTGGCCCTCCAAGAAAAccacaaagagaaaggaaggaaaaagtgcCCCATCTGTGGGAAAATGTTCAGATATAACTCGGACTTAAATAGACATAGCAGAGTCCACACACGAGAAAAAAACAGACGTGGGAAGAGCTTCGCTGTGGAGAGTAACTGTGATTCGCAGGAAAGTACCCgcactggggagaagccttatgaatgccaggagtgtggaaagaggTTCAGTGTGAACACTTACCTGGCCCGAcatgaaagaatccacacaggggagaagccatacaaatgcaaggtgtgcgggaagagcttcagccgCAGTAGCACTTGTGCGAAACATCAAAGggcccacacaggggagaagccattcaGATGTACAgaatgcgggaagagcttcagcgAGAGCAGTAACCTTATTATACACAAATTAACACACACAGAAGAGAAGCCGTACAACTGCAtgcagtgtgggaaaagcttcaaccGCAGCAGCACGCTTTCGAttcatcaaaggactcacacgggggagaaaccgtacaaatgcacagtatgcgggaagagcttcagcgACAGTGGGACACGCAGCAAACatcagaggatccacacaggagaaaaaccctacaaatgcctgcagtgcggaaagagcttcagtcaaaggaGTAACTTGTCAGTTCACGAAAGGacgcacacaggagagaaaccctacaaatgcttggaatgtgggaagagcttcaggcagAGAGAAATCCTgtattcccatcaaagaactcatacaggggagaaaccctataaatgcatggaatgtgggaagagcttcagcgaGAGTGGAAACTTGATTATTCATAAAAGGACCCACACAGAGGAAaagccctataaatgcatggaatgcggaaagagttTCAGCCGGAGCAGCACGCTTTCGGTTCATCAAcgaacccacacaggagagaaaccctataaatgcatggaatgtgggaagagcttcctcCAGCGAGGCAATCTGTTGGCTCACCAAAGGACACATACAGGGGAAAAACCCTATACGTGCATGGATTGTGGGAAGACCTTCACGAGCAGCAGTCACCTCACCTCACATgaaagaacccatacaggggaAAGGCCATACGAGTGCATGgaatgcgggaagagcttcagcaCCAGCCGAAGTCTCATTTTACATAACaggacccacacaggggagaaaccctatgaatgcttggaatgtgggaagagcttcagcgaCAGTAGCACTTGCGCGAAACATCAAAGAGCCCATGGTGGGGAAACCATATAA